From Flavobacterium alkalisoli, the proteins below share one genomic window:
- a CDS encoding alpha-ketoacid dehydrogenase subunit alpha/beta: MTSTLLKFDRKNLTDDKLIELYKKLLKPRMIEEKMLILIRQGKVSKWFSGIGQEAISVGVTAVLQNDEYILPMHRNLGVFTGRDIPLYRLFSQWQGKANGFTKGRDRSFHFGTQEYKIIGMISHLGPQLGVADGIALANKLSKNGKVTAVFTGEGATSEGDFHEALNIAAVWELPVLFVIENNGYGLSTPTNEQYRCEHLADKGIGYGIESHIIDGNNILEVYTQLSDIVDSMRENPRPVLLEFKTFRMRGHEEASGTKYVPQELMDLWAVKDPVDNYRNFLKEEGLLTDAMDEQIRAELKQEIDENYQKASNEEPIEASLSEELNDVYKEFIFEEINSKNDSENVRMIDAISQGLKQSMERHENLIIMGQDIAEYGGAFKITDGFVNEFGKDRVRNTPICESAIVSAGMGLSINGYKSVIEMQFADFVSTGFNPIVNYLAKVHYRWNEKADVVVRMPCGAGVQAGPFHSQTNEAWFTKTPGLKVVYPAFPYDAKGLLATAINDPNPVMFFEHKALYRSIYQDVPKDYYTLPFGKASLIKEGNDVTIISFGAGVHWALEVLDKNPDIKADLLDLRTLQPMDTEAIINSVKKTGKAIILQEDTLFGGVASDISAMIMEECFNYLDAPVKRVGSLETAIPFTKALEDQYLPKSRFETALKELLEY; the protein is encoded by the coding sequence ATGACATCTACATTATTAAAATTCGACAGGAAAAATTTAACTGATGATAAGTTAATAGAATTATATAAGAAGCTTTTAAAACCAAGGATGATAGAGGAGAAGATGCTTATCCTAATACGTCAGGGAAAAGTATCCAAATGGTTTTCCGGAATCGGACAGGAAGCTATATCTGTTGGTGTAACAGCAGTTTTACAAAATGACGAATATATACTGCCTATGCACCGTAACTTAGGTGTATTTACAGGAAGGGATATACCATTATATAGACTTTTTTCTCAATGGCAGGGTAAAGCTAATGGTTTTACTAAAGGACGTGACAGATCATTTCACTTTGGTACTCAGGAATATAAGATTATAGGTATGATTTCCCATTTAGGTCCTCAATTAGGTGTAGCCGACGGGATTGCCCTTGCTAATAAACTTAGTAAAAATGGTAAAGTTACTGCTGTCTTCACAGGAGAAGGCGCTACAAGTGAAGGAGATTTTCACGAGGCTCTTAATATTGCCGCTGTATGGGAGTTACCTGTGCTTTTTGTAATTGAAAATAACGGATATGGATTATCTACACCAACCAATGAGCAATACCGTTGTGAACACCTTGCAGACAAGGGAATTGGCTACGGAATTGAATCTCATATTATAGATGGTAATAATATATTAGAAGTGTACACTCAGCTTAGTGATATTGTTGACTCAATGAGAGAAAATCCACGCCCTGTATTGTTAGAGTTTAAAACTTTCAGGATGCGTGGTCATGAAGAGGCGAGTGGCACTAAATATGTTCCGCAGGAACTAATGGACTTATGGGCTGTTAAAGATCCGGTAGATAACTATAGAAATTTCTTAAAGGAAGAAGGCCTTTTAACTGATGCTATGGATGAGCAAATAAGAGCCGAATTAAAGCAGGAAATTGATGAAAATTATCAAAAAGCATCTAATGAAGAACCTATAGAGGCTTCTTTAAGTGAAGAATTAAATGATGTGTACAAAGAGTTTATTTTTGAGGAAATTAACTCTAAAAATGATTCTGAAAATGTCAGGATGATTGATGCTATATCACAAGGTTTAAAACAATCTATGGAGCGTCATGAAAACCTAATTATAATGGGGCAGGACATAGCTGAATACGGAGGAGCTTTTAAAATTACAGACGGCTTTGTAAATGAGTTTGGAAAAGACAGGGTACGTAATACTCCAATATGCGAATCTGCGATTGTATCAGCAGGTATGGGATTATCTATAAACGGATATAAGTCGGTTATAGAAATGCAGTTTGCAGATTTTGTTTCAACAGGATTCAATCCCATTGTAAATTATCTGGCAAAAGTACACTACAGATGGAACGAAAAAGCAGATGTTGTTGTTAGAATGCCATGCGGAGCAGGAGTACAGGCAGGTCCGTTTCACTCACAAACAAATGAAGCCTGGTTTACCAAAACCCCGGGATTAAAGGTAGTTTATCCTGCATTTCCATATGACGCAAAAGGATTACTGGCTACAGCTATTAATGATCCTAATCCGGTAATGTTCTTTGAACATAAAGCCTTATACAGAAGTATTTACCAGGACGTTCCAAAAGATTATTATACGTTACCATTTGGCAAGGCATCTTTAATTAAAGAAGGTAATGATGTTACTATTATATCATTTGGTGCAGGTGTACATTGGGCTTTGGAAGTTTTAGACAAAAATCCTGATATAAAAGCGGATTTACTTGATTTAAGGACACTTCAGCCAATGGATACCGAAGCAATAATCAATTCAGTTAAAAAAACAGGAAAAGCGATAATACTACAGGAAGATACATTATTTGGAGGTGTGGCAAGTGATATTTCTGCCATGATAATGGAAGAATGTTTCAATTATTTAGATGCTCCGGTAAAACGTGTAGGAAGTTTAGAAACCGCAATTCCTTTTACAAAAGCCCTTGAAGATCAGTATTTACCTAAATCAAGGTTTGAAACTGCTCTTAAGGAATTACTTGAATATTAG
- a CDS encoding isopenicillin N synthase family dioxygenase — protein MQNIPSVDLRDFLSDDPKRKQKFVNEIGKAYEDIGFVALKGHFLDQELVDKLYASVKDFFNLPLETKEKYEVPGIGGQRGYVSFGKEHAKGRKEGDLKEFWHFGQYLKSDSKYNAIYPLNVEVTELPEFNSTGEEAYKMLEKTGIYVLRALSVYLGIDEFYFDKYVTEGNSILRPIHYPPITNEPKDAVRAAAHGDINLITLLMGAQGRGLQVQNHDGEWIDAIAEPDELVINVGDMLSRHTNNRLKSTIHQVVNPPRELWGTSRYSIPFFMHPVADMKLNCLENCINENNPKQFDDITAGNFLHERLVELGLIK, from the coding sequence ATGCAAAACATCCCCAGTGTAGATTTGCGTGATTTCCTTTCGGATGACCCGAAACGCAAGCAAAAATTTGTAAATGAAATCGGTAAAGCATATGAAGATATAGGCTTTGTAGCCTTAAAAGGGCATTTCCTGGATCAGGAACTTGTAGATAAGCTATATGCTTCTGTTAAAGACTTTTTTAATCTTCCGCTGGAAACAAAAGAAAAGTATGAAGTTCCGGGAATTGGCGGGCAGCGCGGTTATGTTTCTTTTGGTAAAGAGCATGCTAAAGGCCGTAAGGAAGGCGACTTAAAAGAGTTTTGGCACTTTGGGCAGTATTTGAAATCAGATTCAAAATATAATGCTATCTATCCTCTAAATGTTGAAGTCACAGAATTGCCTGAATTTAATTCAACAGGTGAAGAAGCTTATAAAATGCTTGAAAAAACAGGCATTTATGTACTTAGGGCATTATCTGTTTATTTAGGGATAGACGAGTTCTATTTTGACAAATATGTGACTGAAGGTAACAGTATATTAAGGCCTATACACTACCCTCCTATTACTAATGAGCCTAAAGATGCGGTGCGTGCAGCAGCACATGGAGATATAAACCTTATTACACTTCTTATGGGTGCTCAGGGCCGTGGCCTACAGGTACAAAATCATGATGGCGAATGGATTGATGCTATAGCAGAACCCGATGAACTGGTTATAAATGTAGGAGATATGCTTTCAAGACATACGAATAACAGGCTTAAATCTACTATACATCAGGTAGTTAACCCACCAAGAGAATTATGGGGCACATCACGTTATTCTATTCCGTTTTTTATGCACCCTGTGGCAGACATGAAACTGAATTGCCTAGAAAACTGTATAAACGAAAACAACCCGAAACAATTTGATGATATAACAGCAGGAAATTTTTTGCATGAAAGGCTTGTGGAACTTGGGCTTATTAAATAG
- a CDS encoding translation initiation factor: protein MGKKLNSLEDLGGFVFSTNKDFEFENEESIETPANGEQRLEAHLDKKNRGGKVATVIKGFEGNEEDLKTLAKKLKTLCGVGGTAKDGEIIIQGNFRDKIMDYLIKEGYKVKRVGS, encoded by the coding sequence ATGGGAAAGAAATTAAATAGTTTAGAGGATTTAGGAGGTTTTGTTTTCTCTACCAATAAGGACTTTGAGTTTGAAAATGAAGAAAGTATTGAGACTCCTGCAAACGGAGAACAAAGACTTGAAGCACACCTTGATAAAAAAAATCGTGGAGGAAAAGTTGCTACAGTTATAAAAGGTTTTGAGGGAAATGAAGAAGATCTTAAAACCCTTGCCAAAAAACTAAAAACCCTTTGTGGTGTGGGCGGTACAGCTAAAGATGGTGAGATTATAATACAAGGTAACTTTAGAGATAAAATAATGGATTACCTTATTAAAGAAGGCTACAAAGTAAAACGTGTAGGCAGTTAA
- a CDS encoding substrate-binding domain-containing protein: MTTLKIAGVPEHFNLPWHLSINNNEFSNKNIDLKWTDVPEGTGKLCQMLRNGDTDIAVILTEGIIKDIAAGNHSKIVQVYVASPLIWGIHVAAGSPYQTIEDIQKGKVAISRYGSGSHLMAFVNAENQGWDTSKLDFEIINTIDGAVESLTKGNTDYFMWERFMTKPLVDKGIFRRVGDCPTPWPCFVIAVRNEILENNPEAIGTVLEVINNKTASFKNIENIDAVLADKYNQKVEDIREWLKLTEWSQTKLNKTTFDKVQDQLVRLQIIENKTSYEAVTG, from the coding sequence ATGACTACATTAAAAATAGCCGGTGTTCCTGAGCATTTTAATCTGCCATGGCATTTAAGCATCAATAATAACGAATTCTCAAACAAAAATATTGATTTAAAATGGACCGATGTTCCTGAAGGTACAGGCAAACTTTGTCAAATGTTACGTAATGGAGATACTGATATTGCAGTAATTTTAACCGAAGGAATTATTAAAGATATTGCCGCAGGAAATCATTCTAAAATTGTTCAGGTATATGTAGCTTCCCCTCTTATTTGGGGGATACACGTCGCTGCAGGCTCACCCTATCAAACAATAGAAGACATTCAAAAAGGTAAAGTAGCTATAAGTCGTTATGGATCCGGATCTCATTTAATGGCTTTTGTAAATGCCGAAAATCAGGGTTGGGATACTTCTAAACTTGATTTTGAAATCATAAATACCATAGACGGTGCCGTTGAGTCTCTTACTAAAGGAAATACCGATTATTTTATGTGGGAACGCTTTATGACCAAACCTTTGGTAGATAAAGGGATATTCAGGCGAGTTGGTGACTGCCCTACTCCATGGCCCTGCTTTGTAATTGCTGTAAGAAACGAAATTCTTGAAAATAACCCTGAGGCTATCGGTACAGTTCTTGAGGTAATCAATAACAAAACTGCTTCTTTTAAAAATATCGAGAACATAGATGCTGTTTTGGCTGACAAATACAATCAAAAAGTTGAAGATATAAGAGAATGGTTAAAACTAACCGAATGGTCGCAAACGAAACTCAATAAAACCACGTTTGATAAAGTGCAGGATCAGTTAGTTCGCTTACAGATAATTGAAAACAAAACATCTTATGAAGCAGTAACCGGATAA
- a CDS encoding transglutaminase-like domain-containing protein, whose product MAKINSESIKKLKERLQIRKPWDSIIIFVLNVLIAIPLFIILHQNLIDPNWPLHLDRVLIFIALVVSIQLVLRLLKTILIVCIFFYLIALIYGSIFGKYGFVAVFEDYRAMVFAMADDPNPEDIIISKLLPFPNKSKTLDAIDYNNPRVRNFALAATRKYFNEVKSNRKDRLMIQCFAVFKEIRNKWNYVNDPKGREYIAYASESLQHFSGDCDDHAILMAACIRAIGGTPRLIHTGGHLYPEMLVGHKADLETANYLIKEVLFVDESRGKEIHYHIDERGQIWLNLDYTATYPGGPFMSEEILGALTLE is encoded by the coding sequence ATGGCAAAGATAAATTCCGAATCTATTAAAAAACTTAAAGAAAGGCTTCAAATCCGGAAGCCTTGGGATTCTATTATCATCTTTGTACTAAACGTTCTTATTGCAATACCCCTTTTTATAATTCTGCATCAAAACCTTATAGACCCAAACTGGCCTTTACATTTGGACAGGGTTTTAATATTTATTGCATTAGTAGTTTCAATACAGCTGGTTTTAAGGCTTTTAAAAACGATTTTGATAGTTTGTATCTTCTTTTACCTTATAGCTTTAATTTACGGGTCTATATTTGGGAAATATGGCTTTGTTGCCGTGTTTGAAGATTACAGGGCAATGGTTTTTGCCATGGCTGATGATCCAAACCCCGAAGATATAATAATATCAAAACTCCTACCCTTTCCTAACAAGTCTAAAACCCTTGACGCGATAGATTACAATAACCCAAGAGTCAGAAATTTTGCTCTTGCCGCCACGAGAAAATATTTTAATGAGGTTAAAAGTAATCGGAAAGACAGACTAATGATTCAGTGTTTTGCGGTGTTTAAGGAAATACGTAATAAATGGAACTATGTAAATGACCCTAAAGGAAGGGAATACATTGCATATGCTTCTGAATCTTTACAGCATTTTTCTGGCGATTGTGATGACCACGCTATACTTATGGCTGCCTGTATTAGGGCTATTGGAGGCACACCAAGACTTATTCATACCGGAGGGCACTTGTATCCGGAAATGCTGGTAGGCCATAAAGCAGACTTAGAGACAGCTAACTACCTTATTAAAGAAGTTTTGTTTGTGGATGAAAGTAGAGGTAAGGAAATTCATTATCACATTGATGAACGCGGGCAAATATGGTTAAACCTCGATTATACAGCCACATACCCGGGCGGACCTTTCATGTCGGAAGAAATTTTGGGTGCACTAACTTTAGAATAG
- a CDS encoding uracil-DNA glycosylase gives MLVKIHPSWKEVLENEFEKPYFNSLIDFVKDEYAHHTCYPKGGHIFSAFDHCPFDKVEVVIIGQDPYHGPGQANGLCFSVNDGIPMPPSLINIFKEIETDLGKPFPQTGNLERWANQGVLLLNAVLTVRQAEAGSHQGKGWETFTDAVIQKISDEKKDVVFLLWGGFAKKKGARIDRQRHLVLETGHPSPLSANRGLWFNNKHFSKTNEFLKQKGKKEINW, from the coding sequence ATGCTGGTTAAAATACATCCTTCCTGGAAAGAAGTTCTGGAAAACGAATTTGAAAAACCATACTTTAATTCTTTAATTGATTTTGTTAAAGATGAATATGCACACCATACCTGTTATCCAAAAGGGGGCCATATTTTTTCTGCATTTGACCATTGTCCTTTTGATAAGGTAGAAGTAGTGATAATAGGGCAGGATCCTTATCATGGCCCGGGACAGGCCAACGGGCTGTGTTTTTCTGTTAATGATGGTATTCCTATGCCACCGTCTTTAATCAATATTTTTAAGGAAATTGAAACTGATTTGGGCAAACCGTTTCCTCAAACAGGTAATTTAGAACGCTGGGCCAATCAGGGAGTACTTTTACTTAATGCTGTTTTAACGGTTAGGCAGGCAGAAGCCGGAAGTCATCAGGGTAAGGGTTGGGAAACGTTTACCGACGCCGTTATTCAGAAAATTTCTGATGAGAAAAAAGACGTTGTTTTCCTTTTGTGGGGTGGATTTGCCAAAAAGAAAGGTGCACGTATTGACAGGCAAAGGCATTTAGTTCTGGAAACAGGACACCCGTCTCCATTGAGTGCTAACAGAGGCTTATGGTTTAATAACAAGCATTTTAGTAAAACCAACGAATTTTTAAAACAAAAAGGAAAGAAGGAGATTAACTGGTAA
- a CDS encoding endonuclease MutS2 has product MISITDKTLKDLEFNTVLEAVASSCTTDDGKEKAMNIPPFKSREELMLSLQQTSEYVSSFDNNNALPNHGFETIANEIKFLSIEDSYLEAGGFRKISNISETSNTLIKFLEKFQDYYSSLYKRATEVEYTKEIVKNIDKVIDKYGEIKDDASPELQNIRREMNLVKGKINQSFAMALSQYNGLGYLDDIRESVVENRRVLAVLAMYRRKVKGSILGSSKTGSITYIEPEATLRYSRELNNYEYEEKEEIKRILRQLSDVIRPYVPLLKDYQEFLTDIDIISGKAKYARRINGILPKISSEKRLFFREAYHPILFLNNKQKNKPTFPQTIELTQENRIIVISGPNAGGKSITLKTIGLLQLMLQCGLLIPVHERSETFLFDRIMTDIGDNQSIENHLSTYSYRLKNMNYFLRKCNEKTLFLIDEFGTGSDPELGGALAETFLEEFYHREAFGIITTHYANLKILANELPFATNANMLFDEKSLEPMYKLILGQAGSSFTFEVAQKNGIPFGLINRAKKKIEKGKVRFDKTIANLQKERSKLEKTSQILKEEEGKAREESKKMENINTKIQQKLESYQELYDANQRLIYMGQKIDDISEKYFNNKNKKELIGEFLKMVEIENSKRKKLTAKEQKAKEVVKKKVETEVKQKVEEIRKEKKEKKLKEKTIIKPKAILKIGDRVRMIDGKAVGTLDSIEKNKATVNYGIFTSKVDLESLELVEAKKK; this is encoded by the coding sequence ATGATTAGTATTACAGATAAAACCCTTAAAGATTTAGAATTTAATACCGTACTGGAAGCTGTAGCAAGTAGTTGCACAACAGATGACGGAAAAGAAAAAGCAATGAATATTCCTCCCTTTAAAAGCAGGGAGGAATTAATGCTCTCTTTACAACAAACATCAGAATACGTATCTTCTTTTGATAATAACAATGCATTGCCCAATCATGGCTTTGAAACGATAGCCAATGAAATCAAGTTTCTTTCTATAGAAGACAGCTATCTTGAAGCAGGTGGATTCAGGAAAATTTCCAACATATCCGAAACATCTAATACACTTATAAAATTCCTTGAAAAATTTCAGGACTATTACTCTTCACTTTATAAAAGAGCCACTGAAGTTGAGTACACAAAGGAAATAGTAAAAAATATTGACAAAGTAATAGATAAATATGGTGAAATAAAGGACGATGCTTCACCTGAACTGCAAAATATCCGCAGGGAAATGAACCTGGTAAAAGGTAAAATAAACCAGAGCTTTGCCATGGCCCTTAGTCAGTATAACGGTTTAGGCTATCTTGATGATATTCGTGAAAGTGTTGTGGAAAACCGCAGGGTACTTGCTGTTTTAGCTATGTACAGACGTAAGGTTAAAGGTTCTATTTTAGGAAGCTCTAAAACCGGGAGTATTACTTATATCGAGCCGGAAGCTACTTTGCGTTATTCCCGAGAACTTAATAACTATGAATATGAGGAAAAAGAGGAAATTAAACGTATCCTTAGACAATTAAGCGATGTTATACGTCCTTATGTTCCTTTATTAAAAGATTATCAGGAGTTTTTAACTGATATAGATATTATTTCAGGTAAGGCTAAATATGCCCGAAGAATAAATGGTATACTGCCTAAAATATCAAGTGAGAAAAGATTATTTTTTAGGGAAGCCTACCACCCTATCCTATTCCTGAATAACAAACAGAAAAATAAACCCACTTTTCCTCAAACTATTGAGTTAACACAGGAAAACAGGATTATTGTAATATCAGGCCCTAACGCAGGTGGTAAGAGTATTACCCTAAAAACCATTGGTTTATTACAACTTATGCTACAGTGCGGTTTATTAATCCCTGTTCATGAGCGAAGTGAAACCTTTTTATTCGACAGAATAATGACAGATATTGGTGATAATCAATCTATTGAAAATCATCTAAGTACTTATAGTTACCGACTTAAAAACATGAATTACTTTTTAAGGAAGTGCAATGAAAAAACACTTTTCCTTATTGATGAGTTCGGTACCGGTTCAGACCCTGAACTAGGTGGTGCTTTGGCCGAAACATTCCTTGAAGAATTCTATCACAGAGAAGCTTTTGGTATAATCACCACACATTACGCAAACCTTAAAATACTGGCTAATGAGCTTCCTTTTGCTACAAATGCAAATATGCTTTTTGATGAAAAGTCTCTGGAGCCAATGTATAAACTGATTTTAGGTCAGGCAGGTAGCTCCTTTACTTTTGAAGTAGCACAAAAAAATGGTATACCTTTTGGACTGATAAACAGAGCCAAAAAGAAAATTGAAAAAGGTAAAGTACGTTTTGATAAAACAATTGCTAACCTGCAAAAAGAGCGTTCTAAGCTTGAGAAAACCTCACAAATATTAAAAGAAGAGGAAGGAAAAGCACGAGAAGAGAGTAAAAAAATGGAGAACATCAATACAAAAATCCAGCAAAAGCTTGAAAGCTATCAGGAATTGTATGATGCCAACCAACGCTTAATTTATATGGGTCAAAAAATTGACGATATAAGTGAGAAATATTTCAATAATAAAAATAAGAAAGAGCTAATAGGTGAATTCCTTAAAATGGTTGAAATAGAAAACTCGAAACGCAAAAAACTTACCGCTAAAGAGCAAAAAGCTAAAGAGGTGGTAAAAAAGAAGGTTGAAACCGAGGTTAAACAAAAGGTCGAAGAAATTCGTAAGGAGAAAAAAGAAAAGAAACTTAAGGAAAAAACCATTATTAAACCTAAAGCCATTTTAAAAATTGGCGACAGGGTAAGAATGATTGATGGTAAAGCTGTAGGTACTCTTGATAGTATCGAAAAAAACAAAGCAACAGTAAACTACGGCATTTTTACTTCTAAAGTTGATCTTGAGTCTCTTGAATTGGTTGAGGCCAAAAAGAAATAA
- a CDS encoding thiol-disulfide oxidoreductase DCC family protein, with translation MENLPRDKKIILFDGVCNLCDSTVQFIIKLDKKDIFRFVALQSDLGEEIVNHIGIDRTKTDSIILYEPGTAYYYKAEAAIKIAAQLGGLFTLMNIFTILPKSVSNSVYDYIAKNRYKWYGKKDECMIPTPEMKTKFL, from the coding sequence ATGGAAAACTTACCAAGAGATAAAAAGATAATACTATTTGACGGGGTTTGTAATTTATGCGACTCTACCGTTCAGTTTATCATTAAGCTAGATAAAAAAGATATCTTCAGGTTTGTTGCCCTTCAATCTGATCTGGGAGAAGAGATTGTAAATCATATTGGTATTGACAGGACTAAAACTGACTCAATAATTTTATATGAGCCAGGTACGGCCTATTATTACAAAGCAGAAGCAGCAATTAAAATAGCTGCACAACTTGGAGGTCTTTTTACTTTAATGAATATATTTACAATTCTGCCAAAATCTGTTTCAAATTCAGTATATGATTATATTGCCAAAAACAGATATAAATGGTATGGTAAAAAAGATGAATGCATGATTCCAACTCCTGAAATGAAAACTAAATTTCTTTAA
- a CDS encoding T9SS type A sorting domain-containing protein produces the protein MKKKLLLGAFLLGSFLTVKAQETISFETTEGYTLGSLNDQNEWGLTQIDEQGTTIAGVEVNDVMASDGTMSVSITKDAAIGNQQNANMGAFSPAISAPYNVISLSFDFYIATDSDETTEGSDYAVILQSNTQNALTSRLQFRFDNTIAVVDIDSETNEPALLLIEGAEYTSNEWHTVTIDYDFQANTINYTMDDVLLFEGTAFSGTAIDQMVLLHDNWAGTTFYIDNVMLDGTLGVNEQLLSKFSIYPNPASDVINIANAENILVNGVEIVDLNGRVVKSVNLNGVTEAQINISDLSSGMYLMNVSSDQGTTTKKIVKK, from the coding sequence ATGAAGAAAAAATTACTTTTAGGTGCCTTTTTATTAGGTTCTTTTTTAACGGTTAAAGCTCAGGAAACTATTTCATTTGAAACGACTGAAGGTTATACTTTAGGCTCTTTAAATGATCAAAATGAGTGGGGACTTACACAAATTGACGAACAAGGCACAACAATTGCCGGTGTTGAAGTTAATGATGTTATGGCTTCAGACGGAACGATGTCCGTTAGCATTACTAAAGATGCAGCTATCGGAAATCAACAAAATGCTAATATGGGGGCTTTTAGTCCTGCTATTTCAGCTCCTTACAATGTTATATCTTTATCATTCGATTTCTATATTGCTACAGATAGCGACGAAACGACTGAAGGTTCTGATTATGCAGTAATTCTACAATCAAATACTCAAAATGCATTAACATCTAGACTTCAGTTCCGTTTTGATAACACTATAGCTGTTGTAGATATTGATTCTGAGACAAATGAGCCAGCTTTATTATTAATTGAAGGTGCTGAGTACACTAGCAATGAATGGCATACTGTTACCATTGATTATGATTTCCAGGCAAACACAATCAACTATACAATGGATGATGTACTTCTTTTTGAAGGAACTGCTTTTAGTGGTACAGCTATAGATCAAATGGTTTTACTTCACGATAACTGGGCAGGTACTACTTTCTACATTGATAATGTTATGTTAGATGGTACTTTAGGTGTTAACGAACAACTTTTATCTAAGTTTTCAATCTATCCAAACCCTGCATCTGATGTAATCAACATTGCTAATGCTGAAAACATTCTTGTAAATGGTGTTGAGATTGTTGACCTTAACGGACGTGTTGTTAAGTCAGTTAACTTAAACGGTGTTACTGAAGCTCAAATTAATATATCTGATTTATCATCAGGTATGTACTTAATGAATGTATCTTCAGATCAAGGTACAACAACTAAGAAAATTGTTAAGAAATAA
- the aroC gene encoding chorismate synthase — translation MAGNTFGNIYRLSSFGESHGEAIGGVVDGCPPNIELDLNAIQKELDRRKPGQSAIVTQRKENDEVEFLSGIFEGKTTGTPIGFIVKNTNQKSKDYSHITDVYRPSHADYVYEKKYGIRDYRGGGRSSARETISRVVAGAIARQIIPEIKINAFVSSVGDIFIDKPYQALDFSLTESNDVRCPDLVTAEKMEAYIKEIRKEGDTVGGTITCVIQNVPVGLGEPVFDKLHAELGKAMLSINAVKGFEYGSGFCGAKMKGSEHNDLFNPDGSTKSNLSGGIQGGISNGMDIYFRVAFKPVATIMKEQDTINSKGEMVKMQGKGRHDPCVVPRAVPIVEAMAAMVIVDFYLLNNIFKA, via the coding sequence ATGGCAGGAAATACTTTTGGCAATATATATAGGTTATCATCATTTGGAGAATCTCACGGAGAAGCAATAGGAGGGGTTGTAGATGGATGTCCGCCAAATATAGAATTAGACCTTAATGCGATCCAAAAAGAACTCGATCGCAGAAAGCCGGGGCAATCTGCTATAGTAACACAAAGAAAGGAAAATGATGAAGTGGAGTTTCTTTCAGGCATATTTGAAGGGAAAACTACAGGTACACCTATAGGTTTTATTGTAAAAAATACAAATCAGAAATCTAAAGATTATTCTCATATAACAGATGTATACAGGCCTTCTCATGCTGATTATGTATATGAAAAAAAATATGGCATAAGGGATTACAGAGGAGGAGGAAGGAGTTCTGCAAGAGAAACAATAAGCAGGGTAGTAGCCGGAGCTATAGCAAGACAAATAATTCCTGAGATAAAAATTAATGCATTTGTATCTTCGGTAGGAGATATATTTATAGATAAGCCTTATCAGGCATTGGATTTTTCTCTTACCGAATCTAATGATGTTCGCTGTCCGGATTTAGTCACAGCAGAAAAAATGGAAGCCTATATTAAGGAGATAAGAAAAGAAGGAGATACTGTGGGAGGTACAATAACATGTGTAATTCAAAATGTTCCTGTAGGGCTTGGCGAACCGGTATTTGATAAACTACATGCAGAGTTAGGCAAAGCAATGCTGTCTATTAATGCTGTAAAGGGTTTTGAATATGGAAGCGGATTTTGTGGTGCTAAAATGAAAGGAAGTGAGCATAATGACTTATTTAATCCGGATGGAAGCACCAAATCAAACCTTTCAGGAGGTATACAGGGTGGGATAAGTAATGGGATGGATATTTACTTTAGAGTTGCGTTTAAGCCCGTAGCAACAATAATGAAAGAACAGGATACAATTAATAGTAAAGGAGAGATGGTTAAAATGCAGGGTAAGGGAAGGCATGACCCCTGTGTAGTTCCAAGAGCAGTGCCAATTGTAGAGGCAATGGCAGCTATGGTAATTGTTGATTTTTATTTATTGAATAATATTTTTAAAGCATAA